CGCCGACGCCGGGAAGCTATAATTGCCGGCTGATCAAGCTGGGCCAGGCGGTGCCGAAGACGCGGGCATACGAAAGCTTCAAACCCTTCTTCTGCTACGTCGAGGTCGAGGGCGACTTGCTGACGATCGTCAAGCAGACGGGCAGCCAGCGTCCGGCCGGGCGTTTATGGGAAGACGACAGTTCGGAGAGGCTGATTTTCCTTGGCAGCCTGGCGCTTGGCGACGAGCAGATGCCTGTCGCTTATGGCGACGACCCCAAGCGCGACATGGCCGGCGTGCTGGAACGGATCGCGCCGTTCAAATGGCGGTTGGTCATTCCGTGGCCGCAGAGCACGTCGAAGCTCGACGTGTTTGAACTGACGCCGGTCGCGCAGCAACCGCAGGGATGAATGACGACACGGCAGGGTTGCTGGCCGACCCTGCGGAGGTGCGTGCAATCCTGATCTCGTCGGCCCAAGCGGGCGAATCGATCACATATTCAGAGACGCTGGCATTGCTTGGCCACCATTTCACGCGGCCGAAGATGCGGGCGTTGTGCAAGGTGCTCGCCTTTGTCGACGACGAGGCGGAGAAGCGCGGCGAGCCTGAGCTGGCTGTGCTAGTCGTGCGGCAGTCGGACCGCTTGCCGGGGCAAGGCTGGTGGATCGGTGGCGCGAAGAAGCATGGCTATACCGGCCAGTGGGAAGGGCCCAAGGCAGCACGGCTGATCCGCAAGCTGCAGCAACAGGCCTTTGCACATTGGGCGGGACGAGACGCCTAGCATTCGCTAGGAAGCGCGCCCCATGGCCGAGGCACGCACTTACATCGTTACCGACGACGACGACGGAATCCGTTTGGACCGCTGGTTTAAGCGGCACATGCCGGACGTCAGCTTCAACCTCGTCTCGCGCTGGTCGCGGACGGGGCAGCTGCGGGTCAACGGGAACAAGGCTGTCCCCGGCGACCGGATTGAGGCTGGGCAGGAAATCCGCGTTCCTCCGGCCGAGACGACGCCCGCCCGCACTGGCAAGCCCGTCCGCAAACGTGTCGACCTCACCGAGGACGAAGTCCGCTACGTCCGCGAAATGGTGATCCATGAGGACCCTCACGCCTTCGTGCTCAACAAGCCGCCGGGGCTGGCGACGCAGGGCGGGACCAAGACGACGCAGCATCTCGACCGCCTGCTCGACGGGCTCGGCGACGATCGTGGGCGGCCCAAGTTGGTGCACCGGCTCGACAAGGATACGTCGGGGGCGCTGCTGGTGGCGCGCACGGCGCGCTCGGCCGGGCACTTCGCGAAGGCCTTTTCGGGGCGGACTGCGAAGAAGGTCTATTGGGCGCTAGTCGTCGGCAAGCCCGATTCCGACGAAGGCACGATCGATGCGCCGCTCGCCAAGCAGCCGGGAACGGGCGGTGAAAAGATGCATATCGACGAGGAGCATGGGCTTCCGGCGAAGACGCGTTTCCGTATCATCGATCATGCCGGCAATCGCGCGGCCTGGGTCGAGCTGCAGCCGCTGACCGGCCGTACACATCAGCTGCGCGCGCACATGGCGGCGATCGGCCATCCGATCGTCGGCGATGCGAAATATGGCGGGCCTGAGGCGTTCCTTACCGGCGGAATCAGCCGGAAGATGCACCTGCACGCCCGCCGCATCCGTATCGATGCGCCCGAGGGCGGCAAAATCGACGTGACCGCGCCGCTGCCGGTGCATTTCGCCGAAAGCCTTTCGACCCTGGGTTTCGTGGAGGCCGCGGGCGACCGCGTGCCGCCGCCGCGTCCGCAACCGGGCTTCAAGGCCAAGCGGGTGCCGAGTGACAAACGCCGAGGCGAGCGGCGCTCGCGGGGGGCGCAGCCGAAGGCCAAGCGCCGGTGAACCGACTGGCGATCTTCGATTGCGACGGGACCTTGGTAGACAGCGGCGCGACGATCTTCGCGGCGCTGAAGGTCAGCCTCGAGCGCAACGGGTTGGAAGTGCCGCCGCCGGAGCAATGCCGGCGGATCATCGGGCTTAGCCTCGTCGAGGCGATCGCGACCTTGCTTCCGGCCTTGGACGCCGACCGGCACATCGACCTCGCCGAGGATTACAAGCACGCTTTCATGGACCTGCGCGCCGCAGGACGGGTGGAGGAGCCGCTTTTCGACGGCGTGATCGAGCTGCTCGACCGGTTGGAGCATGATGGATGGCTGCTCGCGGTGGCGACGGGCAAGTCCGACCGCGGACTCAAGCATTGCCTCGACAGCCACAATAT
This portion of the Sphingomonas limnosediminicola genome encodes:
- a CDS encoding DUF4893 domain-containing protein, whose amino-acid sequence is MPAIDTNVRTRVRLGTLIAVALLASGCETKPTRPPGVRPVVTVEPPAKSEAWKKLATAADQNRIARLDSAWQQALTEAGKSFTGEIRKEGALLKPQAALPRPAPTPGSYNCRLIKLGQAVPKTRAYESFKPFFCYVEVEGDLLTIVKQTGSQRPAGRLWEDDSSERLIFLGSLALGDEQMPVAYGDDPKRDMAGVLERIAPFKWRLVIPWPQSTSKLDVFELTPVAQQPQG
- a CDS encoding ribose-phosphate pyrophosphokinase translates to MNDDTAGLLADPAEVRAILISSAQAGESITYSETLALLGHHFTRPKMRALCKVLAFVDDEAEKRGEPELAVLVVRQSDRLPGQGWWIGGAKKHGYTGQWEGPKAARLIRKLQQQAFAHWAGRDA
- a CDS encoding RluA family pseudouridine synthase encodes the protein MAEARTYIVTDDDDGIRLDRWFKRHMPDVSFNLVSRWSRTGQLRVNGNKAVPGDRIEAGQEIRVPPAETTPARTGKPVRKRVDLTEDEVRYVREMVIHEDPHAFVLNKPPGLATQGGTKTTQHLDRLLDGLGDDRGRPKLVHRLDKDTSGALLVARTARSAGHFAKAFSGRTAKKVYWALVVGKPDSDEGTIDAPLAKQPGTGGEKMHIDEEHGLPAKTRFRIIDHAGNRAAWVELQPLTGRTHQLRAHMAAIGHPIVGDAKYGGPEAFLTGGISRKMHLHARRIRIDAPEGGKIDVTAPLPVHFAESLSTLGFVEAAGDRVPPPRPQPGFKAKRVPSDKRRGERRSRGAQPKAKRR
- a CDS encoding HAD-IA family hydrolase; translated protein: MNRLAIFDCDGTLVDSGATIFAALKVSLERNGLEVPPPEQCRRIIGLSLVEAIATLLPALDADRHIDLAEDYKHAFMDLRAAGRVEEPLFDGVIELLDRLEHDGWLLAVATGKSDRGLKHCLDSHNIHARFVSLQTADRHPSKPHPSMVQQAIADAGASPETSIVVGDTSFDMAMAAAAGAAPIGAGWGYHEAEELIEAGAVAVAEQPLDVLDLVRSHVHG